A genomic segment from Cyanobacteriota bacterium encodes:
- a CDS encoding hydantoinase/oxoprolinase family protein, whose amino-acid sequence MGQLSNPRQGWEFWIDRGGTFTDIVARSPTGHLVIHKLLSDNPEHYQDAAVQGIREILGLTSEAPLPAEQIAVIKMGTTVAT is encoded by the coding sequence ATGGGCCAACTGTCGAACCCTAGACAAGGGTGGGAATTTTGGATCGATCGGGGTGGCACGTTTACTGACATCGTGGCTCGCTCTCCTACAGGTCACCTCGTTATTCACAAGCTGTTGTCAGACAACCCAGAGCACTATCAGGATGCTGCTGTTCAAGGCATTCGAGAAATCTTGGGATTAACTAGTGAGGCACCGCTGCCAGCTGAGCAGATTGCAGTGATTAAAATGGGGACAACAGTTGCCACC
- a CDS encoding glycosyltransferase, which translates to MNLVVLSQIHPSNRHVGFSVIHDFEHFLRSTLKPTFLYPLPNQSINVKLFKHYKFSDKGLAFLRRYRHRIFKSWYELSVPPAIEKIPNRDDPNVLLILGMTPDFLLSIHTLEAVLDQFDLKIAYLLDMSFASHVDRSVASLLDYVFVISTGFFDHSVTNLSFEIGVIPLGIDTCQVHYNRGHRPIDIFGYGRFEPSVHRVLQAHYNQSPQLERIYLHSTFSGGEVESVTEHLALHSRLLSHTKISLCFEASKSPRFQGASPLLFRWLEGWLHGCVLVGKAPRDREVAPLMDWENSTLEIPDNLNDVVPFVEALLDNRHLLETTSYRNYHECCLRHDWAYRLRDMFNTVELPIPEPITDRIRQLQSTNSVDNLVMS; encoded by the coding sequence ATGAATTTAGTTGTTCTCTCACAAATTCACCCTAGTAATCGCCATGTTGGTTTTTCAGTGATTCATGATTTTGAACACTTTTTACGATCGACCCTAAAGCCCACGTTTCTCTATCCGTTGCCAAATCAGAGCATCAATGTGAAGCTATTCAAGCATTATAAGTTTTCAGATAAAGGGCTAGCATTTTTGCGGCGCTACAGACACCGAATCTTTAAATCTTGGTATGAACTCTCAGTACCTCCAGCCATTGAAAAGATTCCTAACCGTGATGACCCTAATGTATTGCTGATTTTAGGGATGACACCAGACTTTTTGCTGTCAATTCACACATTGGAGGCTGTTTTAGACCAATTTGACCTCAAGATTGCCTATTTGCTTGATATGAGCTTTGCTAGCCATGTCGATCGCTCAGTGGCATCATTGCTAGACTATGTGTTTGTCATTTCAACAGGTTTCTTTGATCATTCGGTAACAAATCTTTCATTTGAGATTGGTGTGATACCTCTAGGCATTGACACGTGTCAGGTTCATTACAATCGTGGCCATCGCCCAATTGATATTTTTGGTTACGGGCGCTTTGAGCCGAGCGTACATCGTGTATTGCAAGCTCACTACAACCAGTCTCCCCAACTGGAGCGTATCTATTTGCATTCAACCTTTTCTGGGGGAGAGGTTGAATCTGTAACAGAGCATCTGGCCTTGCATTCTAGGTTGTTGAGCCATACAAAGATTAGCTTGTGCTTTGAAGCTAGCAAATCACCTCGGTTTCAGGGCGCTTCTCCTCTATTGTTCCGATGGTTAGAAGGGTGGTTACATGGTTGTGTACTGGTGGGGAAAGCACCCCGCGATCGTGAGGTGGCCCCGTTGATGGACTGGGAAAATAGCACCCTCGAAATACCAGACAATTTGAATGATGTCGTACCGTTTGTGGAAGCGTTATTAGATAATCGGCATTTGCTTGAAACAACGTCCTATCGAAATTATCACGAGTGTTGTTTGCGTCATGATTGGGCTTATCGGTTAAGGGACATGTTTAACACGGTAGAACTGCCAATTCCCGAGCCAATTACTGATCGAATTCGCCAGCTACAATCTACTAATAGTGTGGATAACTTGGTGATGTCGTAA